From Treponema vincentii F0403, the proteins below share one genomic window:
- a CDS encoding flagellar filament outer layer protein FlaA codes for MSKKYFTVAALLSALSLFAFAQENARDASSLDQVDASRIGVESAEQRLKEVSVDKFENEGSWVCSMSSDEGVIQGRLFDGSPKQKKAIPEEENLNLPDSKVYGTKVSFYRRGYNSFEVRSVKPIPVEGITKTVSVWVVGRSYPHVLKLILEDYMGQQFELYVGKLNHAGWKLMTVAVPPQNAAGTGIVQKDYHYGTSMGLKIVGFRIECNPWEAYGNYYIYFDDLRAVTDLYEVDLRDDDDMKDSW; via the coding sequence ATGTCAAAAAAATATTTTACCGTAGCAGCATTATTATCAGCATTGTCGTTGTTCGCATTTGCTCAAGAGAATGCACGTGATGCATCATCATTGGATCAAGTAGATGCGTCACGCATCGGCGTTGAGTCTGCAGAACAGCGCTTAAAAGAAGTGTCAGTTGATAAGTTTGAAAATGAAGGTTCTTGGGTTTGCTCCATGTCTTCGGATGAAGGAGTTATTCAAGGACGTCTGTTTGACGGCTCGCCGAAACAGAAAAAAGCGATTCCGGAAGAAGAGAATCTCAACCTCCCCGATAGCAAAGTCTACGGTACAAAGGTATCCTTCTACCGCCGCGGTTACAACAGCTTTGAGGTTCGATCAGTTAAACCGATCCCCGTCGAAGGTATTACGAAAACCGTCAGCGTCTGGGTTGTCGGAAGAAGCTATCCGCACGTTTTAAAGCTCATCCTTGAAGACTATATGGGACAGCAGTTTGAGCTCTATGTAGGAAAACTGAACCATGCAGGCTGGAAGCTGATGACCGTTGCCGTTCCTCCGCAGAACGCAGCCGGAACAGGTATTGTACAAAAAGATTATCACTACGGAACCAGTATGGGCTTGAAGATTGTAGGTTTCCGCATTGAGTGCAATCCGTGGGAAGCTTATGGAAATTACTACATCTACTTTGATGATCTCCGTGCAGTTACCGACCTCTACGAAGTTGATCTGCGCGACGATGACGATATGAAAGACAGCTGGTAG
- a CDS encoding flagellar filament outer layer protein FlaA has translation MKQGVVITVFVLMFAVVCTPLAAQDSGVNYQTYMVETFDSPESSEITWNGIGSKFITEGYPILKYFDGMPNALRVMQSDSDKEYKFLGVQFKFNRQGDNWVDIYPAKGSGDDAAPYEIPLKGVVQRFDLWVWGAGYAYDLEILVRDCNGRIHTLPVATLNYHGWRNLAVTVPTNIQQRSRYLSQLKYMSFVAFRIRTQPTENVDDFYVFFDEFKALTNTRTASYDGFELENAKFDDADSNKEGGK, from the coding sequence ATGAAACAAGGCGTTGTTATTACAGTCTTTGTTCTGATGTTTGCAGTCGTTTGTACTCCATTGGCAGCGCAGGATAGCGGTGTTAATTATCAAACGTACATGGTGGAGACCTTTGACTCCCCTGAATCATCAGAGATAACATGGAATGGTATCGGAAGCAAGTTTATCACCGAAGGTTATCCTATCTTAAAGTATTTTGACGGAATGCCGAACGCCCTACGGGTTATGCAATCTGATTCCGATAAAGAATACAAATTTTTAGGTGTGCAATTTAAATTTAATCGGCAAGGTGATAACTGGGTCGATATTTATCCGGCAAAAGGCTCAGGTGATGATGCTGCGCCGTATGAAATACCGTTGAAGGGTGTTGTCCAAAGATTTGATCTTTGGGTTTGGGGTGCAGGTTACGCTTACGACCTTGAAATTCTGGTACGCGATTGTAACGGACGGATACATACATTGCCGGTTGCTACATTAAATTACCATGGATGGAGAAATTTAGCGGTTACCGTTCCTACCAATATTCAACAGCGGTCACGCTATTTATCACAGCTTAAATACATGAGCTTTGTTGCATTTAGAATCCGCACTCAGCCTACGGAAAACGTTGATGACTTTTATGTTTTCTTTGATGAATTCAAAGCATTGACAAACACCCGTACGGCTTCTTATGACGGTTTTGAGTTAGAGAATGCCAAGTTTGATGATGCCGATTCAAATAAGGAGGGCGGAAAATAA
- a CDS encoding leucine-rich repeat domain-containing protein, translating to CFNGCTSLTQAPVIPSSVTDISYCFYSCTNLTQAPVIPNSVTNMNNCFYRCTSLTQAPVIPNGVTNMRYCFFRCENLTQAPVIPNSVTEMSSCFYSCTKLTSVTLKCNYPSSNPDAFEDAFGDCNSLTANSIKVPAGQLSAYQGGAGNMRTTADRFVAE from the coding sequence CTGCTTTAACGGCTGCACAAGCCTTACGCAAGCGCCGGTCATACCAAGCAGCGTTACGGATATAAGCTACTGCTTTTACTCCTGCACAAATCTTACGCAAGCGCCGGTGATACCAAATAGCGTTACGAATATGAACAACTGCTTTTACCGCTGCACAAGCCTTACGCAAGCGCCAGTGATACCAAACGGTGTTACGAATATGCGCTACTGCTTTTTCCGCTGCGAAAATCTTACGCAAGCGCCGGTCATACCAAACAGCGTTACGGAGATGAGCAGCTGCTTTTACAGCTGCACAAAGCTTACGTCTGTTACGCTTAAGTGCAATTATCCGTCTAGTAATCCTGATGCATTTGAGGATGCGTTCGGGGACTGCAACAGCTTAACGGCAAACAGCATAAAGGTGCCGGCAGGTCAGCTATCGGCGTACCAAGGCGGTGCCGGCAATATGAGAACAACGGCAGATAGGTTTGTTGCAGAATAA
- a CDS encoding InlB B-repeat-containing protein translates to MKRTHSWNKGVLLLSRFAGALLLAAFAVSCKQNVDTPKTKTFSVTFSTNAKEYGTLTATLDDRPFTGGNVAAGKTVTFTAQANAGYEVERWTVNGTAVANNTTASYSHKVTAKADVKVFFKAAGNTKYTVRHLQEGVDGTYTKGEEEPKTGTTGKNTEATAKTYTGFITPATVDQKPIAADGSTVIEIKYARKEITLTFNLAGGAIDGKSDPVVRKGKYGAEVKDLPEPSKLKRTGYTFSGWNPELPETFPAEDASYTAQWAREGDYTITYNLNDGTDNGGNPASYNVETATITLKPAGRTGYKFKGWYSNAACTGTSVEKIEKGSTGNKVFWAKWEPKTDTKYTVKHFKEKVTGGYDGVQAEIETLAGTTGKNTAATAKTYTGFITPTVDQKPIAADGSTVIEIKYVRKEITLTFNLAGGNIDGKSDPVVRKGKYEATVTKPAAPKKDGYTFSGWNPGLPETFPVEDATYTAQWTKLHFVTFTVEGTPPNGTLTATLDGKAIDTGAMVAEGKIVEFTANDNDYAVENWTVTPPAARIAGGQPGESTAKVKITAATTVKVTFSPYKKVAFEKLDEYLKTANAASDGIYYIEVTDLTASDVKGVDWSDPSPLGMILKSNASKKVALKLGAIAGLTDMSHCFPDCKNLTQVPMIPNGVTNMRYCFFRCENLTQAPVIPDKVTDMNSCFYGCTSLTQAPVIPSSVTDMR, encoded by the coding sequence ATGAAAAGGACTCATTCATGGAACAAGGGCGTACTGCTCTTGAGCCGGTTCGCAGGAGCGCTGCTCCTTGCGGCGTTTGCCGTAAGCTGTAAGCAGAATGTAGATACACCGAAGACGAAAACGTTTTCGGTAACATTTAGTACAAATGCAAAAGAATACGGCACGCTCACCGCAACACTTGATGATAGGCCTTTTACCGGCGGAAACGTAGCAGCGGGTAAAACCGTTACGTTTACGGCACAGGCGAACGCCGGTTATGAAGTAGAGCGGTGGACGGTTAACGGCACTGCGGTAGCGAATAACACAACCGCTTCTTATAGCCACAAGGTAACGGCGAAGGCAGATGTAAAAGTATTCTTTAAGGCAGCGGGGAACACGAAGTATACGGTACGGCATCTGCAGGAAGGGGTTGACGGCACGTATACTAAAGGTGAAGAAGAACCCAAAACGGGAACAACGGGTAAAAACACGGAAGCAACGGCAAAAACATATACAGGTTTTATAACACCGGCTACGGTTGACCAAAAACCGATAGCAGCGGACGGTTCTACCGTTATTGAAATTAAGTATGCAAGAAAAGAAATCACGCTTACATTTAATCTTGCAGGCGGTGCTATCGACGGCAAGAGTGATCCGGTTGTCCGAAAGGGAAAATATGGAGCAGAGGTAAAAGACCTACCCGAACCGTCAAAGCTTAAAAGGACGGGCTATACCTTTAGCGGCTGGAACCCTGAACTGCCTGAAACATTCCCTGCGGAAGATGCGTCTTATACCGCACAGTGGGCAAGGGAAGGTGATTACACCATCACCTACAATCTCAACGATGGAACGGATAACGGCGGAAACCCTGCTTCTTATAATGTAGAAACGGCAACCATCACATTAAAGCCCGCAGGAAGAACAGGCTATAAATTTAAAGGCTGGTACTCAAACGCGGCTTGTACCGGTACTTCTGTTGAGAAAATCGAAAAAGGCAGCACGGGCAACAAAGTGTTTTGGGCAAAGTGGGAGCCGAAGACAGACACGAAGTATACGGTAAAGCACTTCAAAGAGAAGGTAACTGGTGGATATGATGGAGTACAAGCAGAAATAGAAACCTTAGCCGGAACCACGGGTAAAAACACAGCGGCAACGGCAAAAACCTATACAGGGTTTATAACACCAACTGTTGATCAAAAACCGATAGCAGCGGACGGCTCTACCGTCATTGAAATTAAGTATGTAAGAAAAGAAATCACGCTTACGTTCAATCTTGCCGGGGGCAACATTGACGGCAAGAGTGATCCGGTTGTCCGAAAGGGAAAATATGAAGCAACGGTAACAAAGCCTGCCGCTCCGAAAAAGGACGGCTATACGTTTAGCGGCTGGAACCCTGGACTGCCTGAAACGTTCCCTGTGGAAGATGCGACTTATACCGCACAGTGGACAAAGCTGCATTTTGTTACCTTCACAGTAGAGGGTACGCCGCCCAACGGCACACTCACTGCAACACTTGATGGAAAGGCAATAGACACAGGTGCAATGGTAGCAGAAGGGAAAATCGTTGAGTTTACAGCAAACGACAATGATTATGCGGTAGAAAACTGGACCGTAACACCTCCAGCTGCACGTATCGCAGGTGGACAGCCGGGAGAAAGTACCGCAAAAGTTAAAATCACTGCTGCTACAACGGTAAAAGTAACTTTTAGCCCTTATAAAAAAGTTGCTTTTGAGAAATTGGATGAATACCTTAAAACAGCAAACGCTGCATCCGACGGCATATACTACATTGAAGTTACCGATCTTACAGCTTCCGATGTAAAAGGCGTAGATTGGAGTGATCCAAGTCCGCTCGGAATGATCCTGAAAAGTAACGCATCTAAAAAAGTTGCACTTAAATTAGGAGCTATAGCCGGTCTTACGGATATGAGCCACTGCTTTCCCGACTGCAAAAATCTTACGCAAGTGCCGATGATACCGAATGGCGTTACGAATATGCGCTACTGCTTTTTCCGCTGCGAAAATCTTACGCAAGCGCCGGTGATACCGGATAAGGTTACGGATATGAACAGCTGCTTTTACGGCTGCACAAGCCTTACGCAAGCGCCGGTCATACCAAGCAGCGTTACGGATATGCGC
- a CDS encoding M3 family oligoendopeptidase codes for MNTPEMKQFTDLPYTRPDMEALKTAFKKAEQQFEAAHSATEQIALIDEVQKLKSHYQTMQTLAEIRHSIDTRDAFYDAENTFFDESNPFYIEMTNSFNKKLLASSFRKELETELGTHIFAMTELDMKVFSPSIMEDLAEENKLTSSYDKLIASAEIEFAGEKRTLAQLTPFMQNQDRATRKKAAKAYYGFFAGHEAEFDSIYDNLVKVRTRIAKKLGYKNFVQLGYDRMGRTDYNAEMVAAYRNQIYREIVPITVNLRKRQAKRLGLERLYYYDEPLEYTTGNAIPHGNPDWILANAKKMYAELSPETDEFFTFMTSHQMLDVLAKKGKAAGGYCTTIPDYKAPFIFANFNNTQHDVEVMTHEAGHAFQAYQSRNARLLEYVWPTYEACEIHSMSMEFFTWPWMNLFFEEQTDKFRFTHLSGALLFLPYGVTVDEFQHWVYEHPEASPAERKAAWRTIEKKYLPERNYDDNDFLNRGGYWMRQGHIFSTPFYYIDYTLAQVCALQFWAKSLSNRKTAWADYLRLCKAGGCDSFLRLVELANLKNPFKEGCIASVVPACTGWLNSINDSAF; via the coding sequence ATGAATACACCGGAAATGAAGCAGTTTACCGACCTTCCCTACACGCGCCCCGATATGGAGGCATTAAAAACGGCATTTAAAAAAGCGGAACAGCAATTTGAAGCGGCACATTCGGCGACAGAGCAAATCGCTCTTATCGATGAAGTACAAAAGCTCAAATCTCACTATCAGACTATGCAGACCCTTGCGGAAATACGGCACAGTATCGACACTCGTGATGCTTTTTATGACGCCGAAAATACGTTTTTTGATGAATCAAATCCGTTTTATATCGAAATGACCAATAGCTTTAACAAAAAGCTGCTTGCATCATCCTTCCGTAAAGAGCTGGAAACAGAACTCGGGACGCATATCTTCGCAATGACCGAACTTGATATGAAGGTGTTTTCTCCCTCTATTATGGAAGATTTAGCGGAAGAAAACAAACTTACCAGCAGTTACGATAAACTGATCGCTTCGGCCGAAATCGAATTTGCAGGAGAGAAACGTACGCTCGCACAGCTGACTCCTTTTATGCAAAACCAAGACCGTGCAACACGGAAAAAAGCGGCAAAAGCCTACTACGGTTTTTTTGCGGGGCACGAAGCAGAATTCGATTCCATCTATGATAATTTAGTCAAAGTGCGTACCCGCATCGCAAAAAAACTCGGATACAAAAACTTCGTGCAGCTCGGATATGACCGGATGGGCAGAACCGACTACAATGCCGAGATGGTTGCTGCCTATCGGAACCAAATCTACCGCGAGATTGTGCCGATAACCGTGAACTTACGAAAACGGCAGGCAAAGCGGTTGGGGTTGGAACGGCTGTACTACTATGATGAACCGCTTGAATATACCACCGGCAATGCGATTCCCCACGGCAATCCCGATTGGATTTTGGCGAATGCTAAAAAGATGTATGCGGAACTTTCTCCCGAAACCGATGAATTTTTTACTTTCATGACCTCACATCAGATGCTCGATGTACTTGCGAAAAAAGGAAAGGCAGCAGGCGGTTATTGTACCACAATTCCCGATTACAAGGCACCGTTTATTTTTGCCAACTTTAACAATACACAGCACGATGTTGAAGTAATGACCCATGAAGCAGGGCACGCATTCCAAGCCTATCAGAGCCGTAATGCCCGTCTGCTGGAATACGTATGGCCGACGTATGAAGCATGCGAAATTCACTCGATGAGTATGGAATTCTTTACATGGCCGTGGATGAATCTGTTTTTTGAAGAGCAAACCGATAAATTCCGCTTTACTCACCTTTCGGGCGCGCTTCTGTTTTTACCCTACGGCGTTACGGTAGACGAGTTTCAACACTGGGTATATGAGCACCCCGAAGCAAGCCCCGCAGAACGAAAAGCCGCATGGCGTACCATTGAAAAAAAATATCTGCCCGAACGAAATTACGACGATAACGATTTCTTAAACCGCGGCGGGTATTGGATGCGCCAAGGACATATCTTCAGTACGCCGTTTTATTATATCGATTACACGCTTGCTCAAGTATGCGCATTGCAATTCTGGGCAAAAAGCCTTTCTAACCGAAAAACGGCATGGGCGGATTACCTTCGCCTCTGTAAAGCAGGCGGCTGCGACTCATTCCTCCGCCTGGTGGAACTGGCAAACCTCAAAAACCCCTTTAAAGAGGGATGTATTGCTTCTGTTGTTCCGGCGTGTACGGGGTGGCTTAATAGCATTAACGACTCTGCCTTTTGA
- a CDS encoding HAD family hydrolase: MMKACIFDLDGTLTDTVRTLAYFVNAETAKHGFPPAPAEQFKYFAGNGARTLIHRVLAYHGVTDAVLEDMILQDYNAAYDADFLYLCTLYDGIAEMITALRNQGVQLAVLSNKPQPTTQKIIKAFFDAGTFSVVFGQREGVPLKPDPTSVFEILDLLHLKKEECLYIGDTAVDIQTGKSAGLTTVGVLWGFRDRAELEGAGATHIITKPSELLPFITGILNTHNAGSTIAEMTNN, from the coding sequence ATGATGAAAGCATGTATTTTTGATTTGGATGGTACATTGACCGATACCGTTCGTACGCTCGCTTATTTTGTCAACGCCGAAACAGCAAAGCACGGATTTCCCCCTGCGCCGGCGGAACAGTTTAAGTATTTTGCGGGAAACGGCGCACGGACATTGATTCATCGGGTATTGGCATATCACGGCGTTACGGATGCAGTGTTGGAAGATATGATTTTACAGGATTACAATGCGGCCTATGATGCCGATTTTTTATACTTGTGTACCTTATATGACGGCATTGCCGAGATGATTACAGCGTTGCGTAATCAAGGTGTCCAGCTGGCGGTTCTTTCGAATAAACCGCAGCCGACTACTCAAAAAATCATCAAAGCTTTTTTTGATGCGGGAACTTTTTCTGTTGTTTTCGGTCAACGGGAAGGCGTTCCGCTTAAGCCTGATCCCACCAGCGTATTTGAGATTTTAGACCTTTTACATCTCAAAAAAGAAGAATGCCTCTACATCGGAGACACTGCCGTAGACATACAGACTGGAAAAAGCGCGGGGTTGACTACCGTCGGTGTACTGTGGGGATTCCGCGACCGTGCCGAATTGGAAGGAGCCGGCGCAACGCATATTATCACAAAGCCGTCGGAGCTGTTGCCGTTTATAACCGGAATATTGAATACTCATAATGCCGGCTCAACTATAGCAGAAATGACAAATAATTAA
- a CDS encoding mechanosensitive ion channel family protein: MMSVVFIFFYNYVKLSPMNSLSTFIDSFKNNEIISAKIFGIIQFVFILSVISLFFKILNSIVKKITVKKCSLQIQHIIDKGIRYAGFAVMVLTAFHRLGIDIRALLGAAGIAGVAIGFAAQTSISNIISGLFVITERAFRINDVIEVEGTIGTVQSINLLSVILKTFDSQYVRIPNETIIKANLINYSQFPYRRVKTELGVAYGTDLRKLEQILVSVAKNNAFIIDDPAPSILWTSFSTSSIDLTLMAWTKIEDFVNLRNSLFVEIDERLKQENIEIPFQQLDIHIKGNQTITVPECEQSNSQRQSIEVVNASCE, encoded by the coding sequence ATGATGAGCGTTGTCTTTATTTTTTTTTATAACTATGTTAAACTGTCGCCCATGAATAGCTTAAGCACTTTTATAGATTCTTTTAAAAATAACGAAATCATATCGGCAAAAATATTTGGTATTATACAATTTGTTTTTATTCTTTCTGTTATCTCTCTCTTTTTTAAAATACTGAATTCTATCGTAAAAAAAATCACGGTAAAAAAATGTTCATTGCAAATACAGCATATAATTGATAAAGGTATCAGATACGCAGGTTTTGCCGTTATGGTGCTGACGGCTTTTCATCGGTTGGGGATAGACATCAGGGCCCTCCTTGGTGCTGCGGGAATTGCCGGTGTCGCAATAGGCTTTGCAGCTCAAACTTCAATATCGAATATTATTTCCGGATTATTTGTTATAACCGAACGAGCATTTAGAATAAACGACGTCATTGAAGTTGAAGGAACTATCGGCACGGTGCAATCGATTAATTTATTGTCGGTTATCCTAAAAACATTTGACAGTCAATACGTCAGAATTCCAAATGAGACGATAATAAAAGCAAACCTGATAAATTATTCTCAGTTTCCGTATAGACGGGTTAAGACGGAATTGGGTGTCGCTTACGGTACTGATTTAAGAAAGCTGGAGCAAATACTTGTATCCGTTGCAAAAAATAATGCATTTATTATTGATGATCCTGCGCCATCAATTCTTTGGACAAGTTTTTCAACTTCAAGTATTGATTTGACTCTTATGGCATGGACAAAAATCGAAGACTTTGTAAATTTACGTAATTCACTGTTTGTCGAAATAGATGAAAGGCTTAAGCAAGAAAATATTGAGATACCTTTCCAACAGCTCGACATTCATATAAAAGGGAACCAAACGATAACAGTACCCGAATGTGAGCAATCGAATTCCCAAAGGCAGAGCATCGAAGTCGTAAACGCTTCGTGCGAATAA
- a CDS encoding methyltransferase family protein, which translates to MKITEQEHLPVTGVGPVCVAIMIAFTVAGIISVAFGIFTGGNVHGAILPILFIIVGILCMVGGIVLWCAAVFGSRIDTKIKSNQLVTDGIYALVRNPIYSAFLFICTGALLFCRNWYLLMLPPLFWLYLTIFMKLTEEQWLSKRFGNEYAAYCKRVNRFIPWKTK; encoded by the coding sequence ATGAAAATAACCGAACAAGAACATCTCCCGGTAACCGGTGTTGGTCCGGTGTGTGTTGCAATTATGATTGCGTTTACCGTTGCCGGTATTATATCGGTAGCATTTGGTATATTTACCGGTGGAAACGTGCATGGTGCAATCCTTCCGATCCTTTTTATAATTGTAGGAATTTTGTGTATGGTTGGCGGTATCGTACTGTGGTGCGCTGCGGTATTCGGTTCTCGCATCGACACCAAGATAAAATCGAATCAGCTTGTAACCGATGGTATTTATGCTCTCGTGCGTAACCCGATTTATTCCGCTTTTTTATTTATCTGTACCGGCGCGTTGTTGTTTTGTCGGAATTGGTATCTATTAATGTTACCGCCGCTCTTTTGGTTATACCTCACCATATTTATGAAGCTGACGGAAGAGCAATGGCTTTCCAAACGATTCGGCAATGAATATGCAGCATATTGCAAACGGGTCAATCGTTTTATCCCATGGAAGACTAAATAA
- a CDS encoding ATP-dependent helicase, giving the protein MEETCKYLSVLNPEQLEAVCHTGSPLLILAGAGSGKTRVITTKIAWLIAEQGVRPESILAVTFTNKAAREMAERARVLDERTARSVIRTFHSFGAWMLRRYAEWAGLSPNFTIYDDEDSVTLLMKALPQLNKQEAQGFMRKISRAKDYCLLPDSPQLITIDPAPEFATIYRTYQQRLRETGNADFGDLIMLPVRLLQEHSAIARQLHNRFKVILVDEYQDSNDAQFRLLRELTGEDTYVCVVGDDDQSIYRFRGAEVQNILTFDRQFPHTKIIRLVRNYRSYEPILRVAGSIVSRNEGRLGKMLIAERGTSGQKPHLYYLPSQDAEAELCVQLVKRAVRAGGSYSDWAILYRTNAQSLSFETAFLHEKIPHKVVGTLKFYEREEIKDALALLALIANGRDEIAFRRMVNKPARGIGETTQNKLVAYARAALLGAVSSADSLANTDTLVFAGSPKQDGGATQQELTLLQTDAAQTSQPNDVPQIQPAVAQTPQQQADYITVLIEAGSKLSISKKASTALREFLNTLYALRSLLAECSAADETAAQANTDTDDINGTSAETDTDTAATARAADAAAPAAATGSSARSAKLLPGQGLAAFVLTVIEQSGLGTFHRNQDEVMGTQKTANLQELANTASLYPCSAAGLTSFLEHIELDRSLAETDAGADAVQLITIHNTKGLEFRNVIITGLENGIFPRNDTIGEDMEEERRLMYVACTRAKDALYMTSCAARRMYGKLSFMEPSRFLAEIDGDLVDVAGQPVAGFISPADEEAALWKCGQRLFHDDYGYGYIVQSRQSGGELVITVQFETGAQKRFFPAYQKSQLLRVD; this is encoded by the coding sequence ATGGAAGAAACGTGCAAATATCTCTCGGTGTTAAATCCTGAACAGCTGGAGGCAGTGTGCCATACCGGTTCCCCGCTGCTGATTCTGGCGGGCGCAGGGTCGGGAAAAACGCGGGTTATTACGACGAAAATTGCGTGGCTCATTGCGGAACAGGGCGTACGCCCCGAATCGATTTTAGCGGTTACCTTTACCAACAAGGCCGCCCGGGAAATGGCGGAGCGGGCACGTGTGCTCGATGAGCGTACTGCACGGTCGGTTATCCGTACTTTTCACTCCTTCGGGGCGTGGATGCTGCGCCGCTATGCCGAATGGGCGGGGCTTTCTCCGAATTTTACGATTTATGATGATGAAGATTCCGTCACGCTGCTGATGAAGGCGCTGCCCCAGCTGAATAAGCAGGAGGCGCAGGGCTTTATGCGGAAAATATCCCGTGCCAAGGACTATTGCCTTTTGCCCGACAGCCCGCAGCTTATCACGATTGACCCTGCGCCGGAGTTTGCAACAATTTACCGTACCTATCAGCAGCGTCTCCGCGAAACCGGGAATGCCGACTTCGGCGACCTTATCATGCTGCCGGTTCGGCTGCTGCAGGAGCATTCCGCCATTGCCCGTCAGCTCCATAACCGCTTTAAGGTGATTTTGGTAGACGAGTATCAGGATTCAAACGATGCGCAATTCCGGCTGCTGCGGGAGCTGACCGGCGAGGACACCTACGTATGTGTTGTCGGCGATGATGATCAGTCCATCTACCGGTTCCGCGGCGCCGAGGTGCAGAATATTCTTACCTTTGACCGCCAATTTCCGCACACAAAGATTATCCGGCTGGTGCGGAACTACCGGTCGTACGAACCGATCCTGCGCGTCGCCGGTTCTATCGTGTCCCGCAACGAGGGAAGGCTCGGTAAAATGCTGATTGCGGAGCGCGGAACAAGCGGACAAAAACCTCATCTCTACTATTTACCCTCTCAGGATGCGGAGGCGGAGCTCTGCGTGCAGCTCGTTAAAAGAGCCGTGCGGGCGGGTGGTTCCTACTCCGATTGGGCAATCCTCTACCGCACCAACGCGCAATCGCTCAGTTTTGAAACAGCCTTTTTGCACGAAAAAATTCCGCACAAGGTTGTCGGCACGCTCAAGTTCTACGAACGCGAAGAAATTAAGGATGCGCTTGCGCTTTTGGCGCTTATCGCCAACGGCCGCGACGAAATCGCATTCCGCCGCATGGTGAATAAACCCGCGCGGGGCATCGGCGAAACCACGCAGAATAAGCTGGTTGCTTATGCCCGCGCCGCGCTTTTAGGAGCAGTATCATCCGCCGATTCACTTGCAAACACAGATACTCTTGTCTTTGCAGGTTCGCCGAAACAGGACGGCGGGGCTACTCAACAGGAGCTTACCCTGTTGCAGACCGATGCCGCTCAAACCTCGCAGCCGAATGATGTACCGCAGATACAGCCTGCTGTCGCTCAAACCCCGCAGCAACAAGCCGACTACATCACCGTGCTGATCGAGGCGGGATCAAAACTTTCAATTTCCAAAAAAGCGAGCACGGCGCTGCGGGAATTTTTGAATACGCTGTACGCGCTCCGCAGCCTCCTTGCCGAATGCAGCGCTGCAGACGAAACCGCCGCACAAGCTAATACCGATACCGATGACATAAACGGCACTTCCGCGGAAACTGATACAGATACGGCAGCAACAGCGAGAGCCGCCGATGCAGCTGCACCCGCTGCGGCAACCGGCTCATCAGCCCGCAGCGCAAAGCTCTTACCGGGGCAGGGGCTCGCAGCATTTGTGCTCACCGTCATCGAGCAAAGCGGTTTAGGCACCTTCCACCGGAACCAAGACGAGGTGATGGGCACGCAGAAAACGGCGAACCTGCAGGAACTTGCCAATACGGCCTCCCTATACCCGTGCTCGGCTGCGGGGCTGACGTCCTTCTTAGAACACATCGAACTTGACCGCAGTCTTGCGGAAACCGATGCCGGTGCCGATGCCGTGCAGCTCATCACCATCCATAATACCAAGGGGCTTGAGTTCCGCAATGTGATTATCACCGGGCTCGAAAACGGTATCTTTCCGCGCAACGATACAATCGGTGAAGATATGGAAGAAGAACGCAGGTTAATGTACGTTGCCTGCACCCGTGCAAAAGATGCGCTGTATATGACCAGCTGCGCTGCGCGGCGGATGTACGGCAAGCTTTCGTTTATGGAGCCGAGCCGATTCTTAGCGGAAATCGACGGAGATTTAGTCGATGTTGCAGGACAGCCCGTAGCGGGTTTTATCTCCCCCGCCGACGAGGAAGCCGCACTGTGGAAGTGCGGGCAACGGCTCTTTCATGACGACTACGGCTACGGCTATATCGTGCAGTCCCGGCAAAGCGGCGGAGAATTGGTTATCACCGTCCAGTTTGAAACCGGCGCCCAAAAACGCTTTTTTCCCGCCTATCAGAAAAGTCAGCTTCTCCGCGTCGACTAG